The Geothrix sp. genome has a window encoding:
- a CDS encoding MarR family transcriptional regulator: MTLQEELQLSKLPPPGVQLMLQLMLTREAVVRVQERLFEAHGLTIQQYNVLRIVRGGPVKGHPIYEIEGRMIYRFANVTRLVDRLEVQGLLKRVADPKDRRVSRVVITPKGRRLMERLDEPVQSLSTHITSCCDESECLAMADQLERLREHCQQQEGMPEILVGAVN; the protein is encoded by the coding sequence ATGACGCTACAGGAAGAACTCCAGTTGTCGAAGCTCCCGCCCCCGGGGGTCCAGCTGATGCTTCAGCTGATGCTCACGCGAGAGGCGGTGGTCCGGGTTCAGGAGCGGCTCTTCGAGGCGCACGGCCTCACCATCCAGCAGTACAATGTCCTGCGCATCGTCCGCGGCGGCCCGGTGAAGGGTCATCCGATCTACGAGATCGAGGGGCGGATGATCTACCGGTTCGCCAATGTGACTCGGCTGGTGGATCGGCTCGAGGTGCAGGGCCTGCTGAAGCGCGTGGCGGATCCCAAGGACCGTCGCGTGAGCCGAGTGGTCATCACCCCGAAGGGCCGTCGCCTCATGGAACGCCTGGATGAGCCCGTCCAGTCCCTGTCCACCCACATCACCAGCTGCTGCGACGAGTCGGAATGCCTGGCCATGGCCGATCAGCTGGAGCGCCTGCGGGAGCACTGCCAGCAGCAGGAGGGCATGCCGGAAATCCTGGTGGGCGCCGTCAACTGA
- a CDS encoding ABC-F family ATP-binding cassette domain-containing protein, giving the protein MPSIALSLINVTKRYGATAILDGLSLGLFQGEKVGLIGRNGAGKSTLFRLLSNDETPDSGEVVLTQGLRVARLSQEPHFAPGATIRQALEASLADHSLLLARHQQIHETLHGASGAVEARLLDELQSVEHHLERWGWDLTPRLKAAATVWNLDDLEAEVESLSGGWRKRVALAQAWLKEPDVLVLDEPTNHLDPDQVERLEAWLQAYEGALLLITHDRHLLDAVATRMLELEDGALRSYEGGYSDYLLEKSDREFRESRLTEHMQNRLRREMAWLRRGAKARTRKSKLRIQEVLDLKDTVDDRTRLEIRQGLTFAAGGNRSDALIRAEGLGFAYPGGAELLGGLDLSLQRGMRIALLGPNGCGKSTLLKVLLGELEATAGEVVRHPKMAATTISQGRGELDGARSILDNLADRAALVDTGNGTILAHVYLTRFGFPVDQQARPAATLSGGERNRLLLAKAMLSPADLLVLDEPTNDLDIPTLQNLEEALLGFGGTLLLVSHDRFFLDQVATHTLAWNPAGTPRWELYEGAPSTVRSLREARAAAQEPVKTEASRPAPKADSPRPRKPGLSQKEQRRLVEVEAALDALHARLAAVDACLADPSAFLTSDGPGHQALRDREAVRAEQEVLELEWLDLEEKRGGA; this is encoded by the coding sequence TTGCCGTCCATCGCCCTGAGTTTGATCAATGTCACGAAACGATATGGCGCGACAGCCATCTTGGATGGATTGAGCCTCGGTCTCTTCCAGGGCGAAAAAGTTGGACTCATCGGCCGCAACGGCGCGGGGAAGAGCACCCTCTTCCGTCTGCTTTCGAACGACGAGACGCCGGATTCCGGCGAGGTGGTCCTCACCCAGGGGCTGCGGGTGGCGCGGCTGAGCCAGGAACCCCATTTCGCCCCGGGAGCCACGATCCGGCAGGCTCTGGAAGCCTCTCTGGCCGATCACTCGCTCCTCCTTGCCCGCCACCAGCAGATCCACGAGACCCTCCACGGGGCCTCCGGGGCGGTCGAGGCCCGTCTTCTTGACGAATTGCAAAGCGTGGAGCATCACCTCGAGCGCTGGGGCTGGGACCTGACCCCCCGCCTCAAGGCCGCGGCCACCGTCTGGAACCTGGACGACCTGGAGGCGGAGGTGGAATCCCTGTCCGGCGGCTGGCGCAAGCGGGTGGCCCTGGCCCAGGCCTGGCTCAAGGAGCCCGATGTGCTGGTGCTGGACGAGCCCACCAACCACCTGGACCCGGACCAGGTGGAGCGCCTCGAGGCCTGGCTGCAGGCCTACGAAGGCGCCCTGCTCCTCATCACCCACGACCGCCACCTGCTGGACGCCGTGGCTACCCGGATGCTGGAGCTGGAGGACGGCGCCCTCCGCAGCTACGAAGGAGGCTACAGCGACTACCTGCTGGAGAAGTCCGACCGGGAGTTCCGGGAATCGCGCCTCACCGAGCACATGCAGAACCGCCTGCGCCGCGAGATGGCCTGGCTGCGCCGCGGGGCCAAAGCCCGCACCCGCAAGTCCAAGCTCCGCATCCAGGAGGTCCTGGATCTGAAGGACACGGTGGACGACCGCACGCGCCTGGAGATCCGGCAAGGCCTCACCTTCGCCGCCGGCGGCAACCGGAGCGATGCCCTGATCCGTGCCGAGGGCCTGGGCTTCGCCTACCCCGGAGGGGCCGAGCTGCTGGGCGGACTGGACCTCTCCCTCCAGCGCGGCATGCGCATCGCCCTGCTGGGGCCCAACGGCTGCGGAAAATCCACCCTGCTCAAGGTTCTGCTCGGGGAGCTGGAAGCCACGGCCGGCGAGGTGGTCCGGCACCCGAAAATGGCCGCCACCACCATCTCCCAGGGTCGGGGTGAGCTGGATGGCGCCCGCAGCATCCTCGACAACCTCGCGGACCGGGCCGCGCTGGTGGACACCGGCAACGGCACCATCCTGGCCCATGTCTACCTCACCCGGTTCGGCTTCCCCGTGGATCAGCAGGCCCGACCCGCCGCCACCCTCAGCGGCGGCGAGCGCAACCGCCTCTTGCTGGCCAAGGCCATGCTCAGCCCCGCGGACCTGCTGGTGCTGGATGAGCCCACGAACGATCTGGACATCCCCACCCTCCAGAACCTCGAGGAAGCCCTGCTCGGCTTCGGGGGCACCCTGCTGCTGGTGAGCCACGACCGCTTCTTCCTCGATCAGGTGGCCACGCACACCCTGGCCTGGAACCCCGCGGGAACCCCTCGGTGGGAGCTGTACGAGGGGGCCCCCTCCACCGTGCGGAGCCTCCGGGAGGCCCGGGCGGCAGCTCAGGAGCCCGTGAAGACCGAGGCCTCCAGGCCGGCCCCCAAGGCCGATTCGCCCCGGCCCCGGAAACCCGGTCTGTCCCAGAAGGAACAACGGCGGCTCGTGGAGGTGGAGGCAGCCCTGGACGCCCTCCACGCCCGGCTGGCCGCCGTGGATGCCTGCCTGGCGGACCCCTCGGCCTTCCTCACCTCCGACGGCCCCGGCCACCAGGCCCTCCGGGACCGGGAGGCGGTCCGGGCCGAGCAGGAAGTCCTTGAGCTGGAATGGCTGGATCTGGAGGAGAAGCGTGGGGGGGCCTGA
- a CDS encoding transglutaminase domain-containing protein, with protein sequence MRASPLFVVTLSGIVLFAQEAPLRSFRQWVGGQEMGGASQQARSIGGFREVRSREWMVLARLGEEIRQEVDQTARRAADGAITFTWRLQLSRDPFEGRAEWSPANPGILRLHPVNGAALQKEIPTGAILWPEELDARLMEAARLRRPVTATTFSFPVQQWGTLSLEPVGPDPLPGFPDAVRFKGQETQGTATTPVETWISPTAGELRQKTELGGLTLLMQRAELPPPAPLAKGSEGFFERTLQTLPPHPFQSWLREATLKAEGTVPDLPQDAQQQRLPGGRWHLRRAAAPDTREAVQRPVTGPPAAAEARYLAPSPLVPFQDPAFDGLLQRLALPPGLSRWDLAKRVTGFVFEWITDKDFTVGFASALEVCRTPRGDCTEHGVLAVALLRRLGVPARGVTGWVGLGETLGLHFWVEVKLQDRWVPVDPTFDQAPASALRIKLGDTDLADLGTVGWEGAAMAFSGLRWVPEKDGPAPWGAGIRIEGDQVTTPDGSQLRLPGGQWSLKKGVLSLGAWTVEATPRPTSAQLKGAQKLAGPRTLREGWWNPSERRLWMNLGGGRWLRLDDVPEGTAYTLLDRLMVKVS encoded by the coding sequence ATGCGCGCATCCCCCCTTTTCGTGGTGACCCTCAGCGGAATCGTCCTTTTCGCCCAGGAGGCGCCCCTGCGGAGCTTCCGCCAATGGGTGGGCGGCCAGGAGATGGGCGGAGCCTCCCAGCAGGCCCGCAGCATAGGCGGTTTCCGTGAGGTCCGCAGCCGCGAATGGATGGTCCTGGCCCGCCTGGGAGAGGAGATCCGCCAGGAGGTGGATCAGACCGCCCGCCGGGCCGCGGATGGGGCCATCACCTTCACCTGGCGACTCCAGCTCTCCAGGGACCCCTTCGAGGGCCGCGCGGAATGGTCGCCCGCGAACCCCGGGATCCTCCGGCTCCATCCCGTGAATGGGGCGGCGCTGCAGAAGGAGATCCCCACCGGGGCCATCCTCTGGCCCGAGGAACTCGACGCCCGTCTGATGGAGGCCGCCCGCCTGCGCCGGCCCGTGACGGCCACCACTTTCTCCTTCCCCGTCCAGCAGTGGGGCACCCTCAGCCTGGAACCGGTGGGGCCGGACCCCCTGCCTGGGTTCCCCGATGCCGTGCGGTTCAAGGGCCAGGAAACCCAAGGCACCGCGACCACGCCCGTGGAGACCTGGATCTCTCCGACCGCCGGCGAGCTGCGCCAGAAGACCGAGCTGGGCGGACTCACCCTCCTCATGCAGCGGGCGGAACTGCCCCCTCCGGCGCCGTTGGCCAAGGGGTCGGAAGGATTCTTCGAACGCACCCTCCAGACCCTGCCGCCGCATCCCTTCCAGTCCTGGCTGCGGGAAGCGACGCTGAAGGCGGAGGGGACCGTACCGGACCTGCCCCAGGATGCCCAGCAACAGCGCCTGCCCGGGGGCCGCTGGCACCTGCGGCGCGCCGCAGCCCCCGATACCCGCGAGGCAGTTCAGCGGCCAGTGACCGGTCCGCCGGCCGCGGCGGAGGCTCGCTACCTGGCACCGAGCCCCCTGGTGCCGTTCCAAGATCCTGCCTTCGACGGACTGCTCCAGCGCCTGGCCCTGCCCCCGGGGCTATCCCGGTGGGACTTGGCGAAGCGGGTGACCGGCTTTGTCTTCGAGTGGATCACGGACAAGGACTTCACCGTGGGCTTCGCCTCGGCCCTGGAGGTTTGTCGCACCCCCCGGGGAGACTGCACGGAACACGGTGTGCTGGCGGTGGCGCTCCTGCGGCGCCTGGGCGTGCCGGCCCGGGGCGTCACGGGGTGGGTGGGTCTGGGCGAGACCTTGGGGTTGCATTTCTGGGTGGAGGTGAAGCTCCAGGACCGCTGGGTACCCGTGGACCCCACCTTCGATCAGGCGCCCGCCTCGGCTCTCCGCATCAAGCTCGGCGACACGGACCTTGCGGACCTCGGCACCGTGGGCTGGGAAGGCGCGGCCATGGCCTTTTCCGGCCTCCGCTGGGTCCCCGAAAAGGACGGCCCGGCCCCCTGGGGTGCCGGCATCCGCATCGAAGGCGACCAGGTGACCACCCCGGACGGCAGCCAGCTGCGGCTTCCGGGCGGACAGTGGAGCCTGAAAAAGGGCGTCCTCTCTTTGGGCGCGTGGACGGTCGAGGCCACCCCGCGGCCGACCTCGGCCCAGCTGAAGGGCGCTCAAAAACTCGCGGGCCCCCGCACCCTCCGGGAAGGCTGGTGGAATCCCTCGGAGCGGCGGCTCTGGATGAACCTGGGCGGTGGCCGCTGGCTGCGCCTGGACGATGTACCGGAAGGAACCGCCTACACCCTCCTGGATCGGTTGATGGTCAAGGTCAGTTGA
- the recO gene encoding DNA repair protein RecO, producing the protein MIRTCAAIVLKAVPFSEGGAVVSFLSEHGERLKGLAKGVKKPTAKWVAAFEPLGMVRVSFFGKEQTELKRVTRCELTFSPLTLGHLESSLVMACLADLFDRVAREGVEDDRLYRLLSACGRALKAEPDNALGILAYAEHWLLHCMGLLPHPRICGRCGNETAPLALLSPDQGWCCTACTPVDRAEALPPGSREYLRRLRVGGAETAPRVAAADETQTAVTALLRARLLQELGGGLRSYDVLWQTL; encoded by the coding sequence GTGATCCGTACCTGCGCTGCGATCGTCCTCAAAGCGGTCCCCTTTTCGGAGGGTGGGGCCGTGGTGTCCTTTCTGTCCGAGCACGGGGAGCGGCTCAAGGGCCTCGCCAAGGGCGTGAAGAAGCCCACGGCCAAGTGGGTGGCGGCCTTCGAGCCCCTGGGCATGGTGCGGGTGAGCTTCTTCGGGAAGGAGCAGACTGAGCTGAAGCGGGTCACCCGCTGCGAACTGACCTTCAGCCCCCTGACCCTGGGTCACCTGGAGTCCAGTCTGGTGATGGCCTGCCTGGCCGATCTCTTCGACCGCGTGGCCCGGGAAGGCGTGGAGGACGACCGGCTCTACCGCCTGCTGAGCGCTTGCGGACGGGCGCTCAAAGCCGAGCCGGACAATGCCCTGGGCATCCTCGCCTACGCCGAACACTGGCTGCTCCACTGCATGGGGCTGCTCCCCCACCCTCGGATCTGCGGGCGTTGCGGGAACGAGACCGCCCCACTCGCCCTGCTCAGCCCGGATCAGGGCTGGTGCTGTACGGCCTGCACGCCGGTGGACCGTGCCGAGGCCCTGCCGCCTGGAAGCCGTGAGTACCTGCGGCGGTTGCGGGTCGGGGGCGCCGAAACGGCTCCCAGGGTGGCGGCCGCCGACGAGACCCAGACCGCCGTGACGGCCCTGCTCCGGGCCCGGCTCCTCCAGGAACTCGGCGGGGGGCTCCGCAGCTACGATGTGCTCTGGCAGACACTTTGA
- a CDS encoding Smr/MutS family protein, with the protein MAWKQDLAKLKQQLAPEDPARPAAKPLPKPVPKPEGPASLDDEDSVFLSAMGLKPAAPRPPAKAPLAPAPTAEAPPPPPPVPETFQEALKDLKGLKPMARSLQGQLDREPPVRVPTPAPVPAQSQVPPPPLPPQPQPPAPPTLLVAVPSPGPGKTAAPVPMAVPAALPVASSTSAPVRFQLAAGMALEVDGVLDLRGHSVPDAVERLKDRLGDGLVLGWRSLQVTLGPDPKLHEGLLDLLASGQVPMVARYAQAPVPMGGSQAWLLYFTPSQPQS; encoded by the coding sequence ATGGCGTGGAAGCAGGATCTGGCGAAGTTGAAGCAGCAGTTGGCTCCTGAAGACCCGGCGCGTCCGGCCGCCAAGCCCTTGCCCAAGCCCGTACCCAAACCCGAGGGGCCGGCCAGCCTGGATGACGAAGATTCGGTCTTCCTGTCGGCCATGGGTCTGAAGCCAGCCGCCCCCCGGCCTCCGGCCAAGGCCCCTCTGGCCCCCGCCCCGACGGCAGAGGCGCCCCCGCCCCCTCCGCCCGTCCCCGAAACCTTCCAGGAGGCCCTGAAGGACTTGAAGGGCCTGAAGCCCATGGCCCGGTCGCTCCAGGGACAGCTGGACCGGGAGCCGCCGGTTCGGGTGCCGACACCCGCACCCGTCCCGGCTCAGAGCCAGGTCCCGCCGCCGCCCCTCCCGCCCCAGCCTCAGCCGCCCGCCCCCCCGACCCTGCTGGTTGCGGTGCCCTCCCCTGGGCCCGGAAAGACCGCTGCCCCCGTTCCCATGGCTGTTCCCGCGGCTCTTCCCGTGGCCAGTTCCACCTCGGCCCCGGTCCGGTTCCAGTTGGCGGCGGGCATGGCCCTGGAGGTGGACGGCGTGCTGGATCTGCGTGGGCATTCGGTCCCGGACGCCGTGGAGCGCCTGAAGGACCGGCTGGGAGATGGCCTGGTGCTGGGCTGGCGCAGCCTCCAGGTCACCCTGGGACCCGATCCGAAGCTTCATGAGGGCCTGCTCGACCTGCTCGCCTCGGGCCAGGTTCCCATGGTGGCCCGCTATGCCCAGGCCCCGGTCCCCATGGGTGGGAGCCAAGCCTGGCTGCTGTATTTCACCCCTTCCCAGCCCCAATCCTGA
- a CDS encoding PfkB family carbohydrate kinase — protein MSLLVVGSVAFDDLETPFGRREHALGGSATYFSLSASRFHPVRMVAVVGEDFGPEQMRVFSGRPIDLAGLSKVKGLSFHWKGAYGYDLNEAKTLATDLNVFADFRPDLPEAYRESQYLFLGNIDPALQLDVVRQMAKRPRWIALDTMNYWIRGARPALEAVLKEVDILLVNDAEVRELTREHSLLKAYRKIQALGPRILVVKRGEYGMALFTPEGHFAAPAYPLENVFDPTGAGDTFAGGFLGYLAWIERTDVTALKHASLVGSVMASFTVEQFSTERLEQITQDEVRNRLALFSDMIRVEDL, from the coding sequence ATGAGCTTGCTGGTCGTCGGCAGTGTGGCTTTTGATGATCTGGAGACGCCCTTCGGGCGCCGCGAGCATGCCCTCGGGGGCTCGGCGACCTACTTCTCCCTGAGCGCCAGCCGCTTCCACCCCGTGCGCATGGTCGCCGTGGTGGGCGAAGACTTCGGCCCGGAGCAGATGCGGGTCTTCAGCGGCCGGCCCATCGACCTGGCTGGGCTTTCGAAGGTCAAGGGCCTCAGCTTCCACTGGAAGGGCGCCTACGGCTATGACCTGAACGAGGCCAAGACCCTCGCCACGGATCTCAATGTCTTCGCGGATTTCCGCCCCGATCTGCCTGAGGCCTACCGGGAATCCCAATACCTGTTCCTGGGGAACATCGACCCGGCCCTGCAGCTGGATGTGGTGCGCCAGATGGCGAAGCGCCCCCGCTGGATCGCCCTGGACACCATGAACTACTGGATCCGGGGCGCCCGCCCGGCCCTGGAGGCGGTCCTGAAGGAAGTGGACATCCTTCTGGTCAACGATGCCGAGGTGCGGGAACTGACCCGGGAGCACAGCCTCCTCAAGGCCTACAGGAAGATCCAGGCCCTGGGTCCCCGCATCCTCGTGGTCAAGCGCGGCGAGTACGGCATGGCCCTGTTCACCCCCGAGGGCCACTTCGCCGCCCCCGCCTACCCCCTGGAGAATGTCTTCGATCCCACCGGGGCCGGGGACACCTTTGCCGGCGGTTTCCTGGGCTATCTGGCCTGGATCGAGCGGACGGATGTGACGGCCCTGAAACATGCCTCCCTGGTGGGATCGGTCATGGCCAGCTTCACCGTGGAGCAGTTCTCCACTGAGCGCCTGGAGCAGATCACACAGGACGAAGTCCGCAACCGCTTGGCATTATTTTCAGATATGATCCGCGTCGAAGACCTATAA
- a CDS encoding methyl-accepting chemotaxis protein: protein MALRTGMGQNGSFWKRIVARRWTADAAMLPILGLVAYLLFRASASLRPAEGAALMMVAVGLILLGRRWFFWYRDLVPDGFIADWAHLILQGDRTPHAPPAGLREEARLAATALNALIEDCLRTRKDLEQLQQAVGREWRDLDDLLGQAHRQLAEEAEARDSARERLETFGRDLKRSIEGPLRFDQIELNYRLRLDQHRLQGQAFRTSLEQAQGGLDQFENLLEELQDSFPRLRREEDALGRLADASIRQGARLSLAVKGLVAHTPRLLEETKARTDQLQQFRKSADGVRDQAEALARRIDAFRDESQQRIRSFGGAQGSLRIIDQAAQQTGLLAVNAAILAQQGGGGAGMQAVGGRLRSLAEQTSGGASNLERALDQHQLELERENTGLWDLQEVTQHLRSGIQELLRVAGHLDQQGQDMERALETHLGLVDQVRQTADRAELSLHEVRERSAAIEAALERQWGVEAKVFPERERLARIAHHLVEVGDEFARVSQQNIDETWHILIGHQEIRRSEAYLQIASGGLPGLLGPTDPSESPGNRLVWARTQRHPRLLVGPGGQLPMGRRDESGGVRLRLMGLDALDRPEPSAVEAWSCDADARIWSLKLIEPLRTEDHRLSLLETLKESPLVACLPGLDLRISPEGADILLATPYPGLPVFLGGLRLEMPVEVEAWTQGFREIEHRAPVHQQLIWIGPEVHPELRQGLMRLIHHWVRDDHRHESFMPWLPYEGHRPPCPWLSEGEVTDRLEGWPGIRCLGVDADPILLHPLRDRLIQAGAVEGAEGAVLCAMGLAHAHPEALLLRLFQADLELAGAFHPELVPFQSRLRDEVLAAESSDPYRAAWQLLEDLQRKGWALPLPSA, encoded by the coding sequence ATGGCTTTGAGGACGGGCATGGGTCAGAACGGCTCCTTCTGGAAACGCATCGTGGCCCGTCGCTGGACGGCGGATGCGGCCATGCTTCCGATCCTGGGCCTCGTGGCCTACCTGCTGTTCCGGGCCTCGGCTTCGCTGCGGCCCGCCGAGGGGGCCGCCTTGATGATGGTGGCCGTGGGATTGATCCTCCTGGGGCGCCGCTGGTTCTTCTGGTACCGAGATCTGGTCCCGGACGGATTCATCGCCGACTGGGCCCATCTGATCCTCCAGGGAGACCGGACGCCCCACGCCCCCCCCGCGGGGCTCCGCGAGGAGGCGAGGCTGGCCGCCACCGCCCTGAACGCCCTGATCGAGGACTGCCTCCGGACCCGGAAGGACCTGGAGCAGCTCCAGCAGGCGGTCGGACGGGAGTGGCGGGACCTGGACGACCTGCTGGGCCAGGCCCACCGGCAGCTTGCGGAAGAGGCGGAAGCGCGGGATTCCGCGCGGGAGCGGCTGGAGACCTTCGGCCGGGATCTCAAGCGCAGCATCGAGGGCCCCCTCCGGTTCGATCAGATCGAGTTGAACTACCGGCTCCGCCTGGATCAGCATCGCCTCCAGGGGCAGGCCTTCCGGACCTCGCTGGAACAGGCACAGGGGGGGCTGGATCAGTTCGAGAACCTGCTGGAGGAACTCCAGGATTCGTTCCCCCGCCTGCGCCGGGAGGAGGATGCTCTCGGCCGGCTGGCGGACGCCAGCATCCGTCAGGGCGCCCGGCTGAGCCTGGCGGTGAAGGGGCTGGTGGCCCACACGCCGCGGCTCCTGGAAGAGACCAAGGCCCGGACCGACCAGCTCCAGCAGTTCCGGAAGTCGGCGGACGGGGTGCGGGATCAGGCCGAGGCCCTGGCGCGGCGGATCGATGCCTTCCGGGACGAGTCCCAGCAGCGGATCCGATCGTTCGGCGGGGCGCAGGGATCCCTTCGGATCATCGACCAGGCGGCCCAGCAGACCGGGCTCCTGGCTGTGAATGCGGCGATCCTGGCCCAGCAGGGTGGCGGCGGGGCCGGGATGCAGGCCGTCGGCGGGCGCCTGCGCAGCTTGGCGGAGCAGACTTCGGGCGGCGCCTCGAACCTGGAGCGCGCCCTGGACCAGCACCAGCTGGAACTGGAACGGGAGAACACCGGCCTCTGGGACCTCCAGGAGGTGACCCAGCACCTGCGTTCCGGCATCCAGGAGCTGCTCCGGGTGGCTGGGCATTTGGACCAGCAGGGGCAGGACATGGAGCGGGCCCTGGAAACCCACCTGGGGCTGGTGGATCAGGTGCGCCAGACGGCGGATCGAGCCGAGCTCTCCCTCCACGAGGTACGCGAGCGCTCGGCGGCGATCGAAGCGGCTCTGGAACGGCAGTGGGGCGTGGAGGCGAAGGTGTTTCCGGAGCGGGAACGCCTGGCCCGGATCGCGCACCACCTGGTCGAGGTGGGCGATGAATTCGCCCGGGTCAGCCAGCAGAACATCGACGAGACCTGGCACATCCTCATCGGCCATCAGGAGATCCGGCGCAGTGAGGCCTACCTCCAGATCGCCTCGGGCGGGCTGCCGGGTCTTCTCGGGCCGACGGACCCTTCGGAATCCCCCGGGAACCGGCTCGTCTGGGCCCGGACCCAGCGCCACCCGCGTCTCCTGGTCGGACCCGGCGGCCAGCTGCCCATGGGCCGTCGGGACGAATCCGGTGGGGTGCGCCTGCGGCTGATGGGGCTGGATGCACTGGACCGCCCGGAACCTTCGGCCGTGGAAGCGTGGTCCTGCGATGCGGACGCGCGGATCTGGAGCCTGAAGCTGATCGAACCGCTGAGAACCGAGGACCATCGGCTCTCCCTGCTGGAAACCCTCAAGGAAAGCCCTCTGGTGGCCTGCCTCCCAGGGCTCGATCTGCGGATCTCCCCCGAGGGCGCCGACATCCTCCTGGCCACGCCCTATCCGGGGCTTCCCGTCTTCCTGGGTGGGCTCCGGCTGGAGATGCCGGTCGAAGTGGAGGCCTGGACCCAGGGCTTCCGGGAGATCGAGCACCGGGCCCCGGTCCACCAGCAGCTGATTTGGATCGGCCCCGAGGTTCACCCGGAGCTGCGGCAGGGTCTCATGCGCCTGATCCACCACTGGGTGCGCGACGATCACCGGCACGAGAGCTTCATGCCATGGCTGCCTTACGAAGGGCACCGTCCCCCTTGCCCCTGGCTTTCCGAGGGTGAGGTGACGGACCGCCTCGAGGGCTGGCCCGGGATCCGCTGCCTGGGTGTCGACGCCGATCCGATCCTCCTGCATCCCCTCAGAGACCGTCTGATCCAGGCGGGCGCCGTCGAAGGGGCGGAAGGCGCCGTGCTCTGCGCCATGGGGCTCGCCCACGCGCATCCCGAGGCGCTGCTCCTGAGGCTCTTCCAGGCCGACCTGGAGCTGGCCGGGGCCTTCCATCCCGAGCTGGTGCCCTTCCAGTCACGGCTTCGCGATGAGGTGCTGGCGGCCGAATCAAGCGATCCCTATCGGGCGGCCTGGCAGCTCCTGGAGGACCTGCAACGGAAGGGCTGGGCCCTTCCGTTGCCATCCGCATGA
- a CDS encoding energy transducer TonB: MFPFAFPRGQGPAYADLPPTLQPCAIAASAPPSEYRLAATLSGLVYLLIGGAALALASLAPAAILQVNRPTRPERIIEFEGPRMPRIIEHRLPASGNPGGGLAFPTAPVVAAPRVDPEIPAASLPTENHRGDLPVAGPGRADSLAQANGSAQANGSVLSVGTAGPGVRDFTMIGLRELRRVEPVYPDFARRARIQGSVVLSMTVDDQGVPIQVQVLEGPQALHEAALQAARQWRFEPARIDGRSVAARFKLTLNFRLR; encoded by the coding sequence ATGTTCCCTTTCGCGTTCCCGCGCGGCCAGGGGCCTGCCTACGCGGACCTGCCGCCCACCCTCCAGCCCTGCGCCATCGCGGCCTCGGCACCCCCTTCCGAGTACCGGCTTGCGGCGACCCTGTCCGGGCTGGTCTACCTCCTGATCGGAGGCGCGGCTCTGGCGCTGGCGTCGCTCGCGCCCGCCGCCATCCTGCAGGTGAATCGCCCCACGAGACCCGAGCGGATCATCGAGTTCGAGGGGCCGCGAATGCCGCGGATCATCGAACATCGGCTTCCCGCTTCCGGGAACCCGGGTGGAGGCCTCGCCTTCCCCACGGCTCCGGTCGTGGCAGCGCCCCGCGTGGATCCTGAGATTCCCGCAGCGAGCCTCCCCACGGAGAATCATCGCGGGGATCTTCCGGTGGCGGGGCCCGGGCGCGCCGACTCCCTGGCCCAAGCCAATGGATCGGCCCAGGCCAACGGATCGGTCCTGTCCGTGGGAACGGCCGGCCCCGGGGTTCGAGACTTCACCATGATCGGGCTGAGGGAGCTTCGCCGCGTGGAGCCGGTGTACCCGGACTTCGCCCGCCGCGCGCGCATCCAGGGCTCGGTGGTCCTCTCGATGACGGTGGACGATCAGGGCGTGCCGATCCAGGTGCAGGTCCTGGAAGGTCCCCAGGCCCTTCACGAGGCCGCCCTGCAGGCGGCGCGGCAGTGGCGCTTCGAGCCGGCCCGGATCGATGGCCGGTCCGTGGCCGCCCGCTTCAAGCTCACCTTGAACTTCCGGCTGAGGTGA
- a CDS encoding Spy/CpxP family protein refolding chaperone — translation MTPLTRSLAVLAFSVFPLLAQPGVEMPGPGSGLGSGPRGGRMARALDLTEAQKSSIHAIHEKHRPEMAARRETARQAQTALQTAFREAATPEAQLRALHDKASAARFEMMLAGRSIRQEVDAVLTPEQRAKAADLRGTAQAHRRERMHHLRKAAGMTS, via the coding sequence ATGACCCCTCTGACCCGTTCCCTCGCGGTCCTCGCCTTCAGCGTGTTTCCCCTCCTGGCCCAGCCTGGCGTCGAGATGCCCGGCCCCGGCTCTGGCTTGGGCTCCGGCCCGCGGGGCGGGCGCATGGCCCGCGCCCTGGACCTGACCGAAGCCCAGAAGAGCAGCATCCACGCCATCCACGAGAAGCACCGCCCCGAGATGGCCGCCCGCCGCGAAACCGCACGCCAGGCCCAGACGGCCCTCCAAACGGCCTTCCGCGAGGCCGCCACCCCCGAAGCCCAGCTGCGCGCCCTCCACGACAAGGCCTCGGCGGCACGCTTCGAGATGATGCTGGCGGGCCGCTCGATCCGCCAGGAGGTCGATGCCGTCCTCACCCCGGAACAGCGGGCCAAGGCCGCCGACCTGCGCGGCACCGCCCAGGCTCACCGCCGCGAGCGCATGCACCACCTGCGCAAGGCCGCGGGCATGACCAGCTGA